In Nicotiana tabacum cultivar K326 chromosome 19, ASM71507v2, whole genome shotgun sequence, one DNA window encodes the following:
- the LOC107831518 gene encoding vacuolar protein sorting-associated protein 9A has translation MENNDVLGSSTAPLTWHDFLQRMRDPSAADFVKGIKSFIVSFLNNAPDAEKDSAAVQEFLGNMETAFRAHSLWAGCSEEELESAGEGLEKYVMTKLFTRTFASFPEDVKVDEQLHEKIALIQQFVRPENLDIKPVFENESSWLLAQKELQKINMYRAPRDKLVCILNCCKVINNLLTSVSANENPPGADDFLPVLIYVTIKANPPQLHSNLLYIQRFRRQTRLVSEAAYFFTNILSAESFILNIDAKALSMDDTEFETNMESARALLAGLSDDNNVLGQSDQKFGPVPGSDTYEAKLSFRSNRPQSPATLPKFSVASTETKSKNEDPYVKSQSSMEKIPSLSDLENRGAGMLMKEDSVSQVFQSFPYLYSQAGDLTVGDVEELLTNYKHLVFKYVCLAKGSGIGNPSPPLPNNQGQSQLPESEITTESKATSAGEPNDEMQKDGPEDSSSVLSQSLESDESKLKENEVVSGRGEEGSEVLQI, from the exons ATGGAGAACAACGACGTATTAGGATCATCAACTGCACCATTGACGTGGCATGATTTTCTTCAGCGCATGCGTGATCCATCCGCCGCCGATTTCGTCAAAGGCATCAAAAG TTTTATTGTATCATTCTTGAATAATGCTCCAGATGCAGAGAAGGACAGTGCAGCTGTGCAGGAGTTCCTCGGAAATATGGAAACAGCATTCAGAGCTCATTCACTTTGGGCTGGATGTTCTGAAGAGGAGTTAGAGAGTGCTGGTGAA GGACTTGAGAAGTATGTTATGACAAAGCTATTTACACGTACATTTGCTTCATTTCCTGAAGATGTGAAAGTTGACGAACAGCTTCATGAGAAAATAGCTTTGATTCAACAATTTGTTAGGCCTGAGAACTTGGATATCAAACCAGTATTTGAAAATGAATCATCATGGTTG CTAGCGCAGAAGGAGCTTCAAAAGATAAATATGTACAGGGCACCAAGGGACAAACTTGTGTGCATTCTTAATTGTTGCAAGGTTATCAATAACCTCTTGACTTCTGTTTCAGCAAACGAAAACCCTCCAGGAGCTGATGATTTTCTTCCAGTTCTCATATATGTCACCATAAAG GCTAACCCCCCTCAACTGCACTCAAATCTATTGTACATACAAAGGTTTAGGCGGCAAACTCGCTTGGTTTCTGAAGCTGCATACTTCTTCACAAACATTCTTTCTGCAGAATCTTTCATTTTGAATATCGATGCAAAGGCTCTTTCTATGGATGACACCGAGTTTGAAACAAATATGGAATCTGCTCGAGCACTTCTTGCTGGTCTTTCAGACGACAACAATGTACTGGGTCAAAGTGATCAGAAGTTTGGACCTGTTCCTGGATCAGACACTTATGAGGCTAAACTAAGTTTTAGGTCAAATAGGCCTCAAAGCCCTGCTACACTGCCAAAATTCTCAGTTGCATCAACAGAAACAAAATCCAAGAACGAGGATCCATATGTCAAAAGTCAGTCATCAATGGAAAAGATTCCATCACTCTCGGATCTAGAAAACAGAGGGGCTGGTATGCTTATGAAGGAGGATAGTGTCAGCCAAGTGTTTCAAAGTTTCCCCTACCTATATTCCCAGGCTGGTGACCTAACAGTTGGTGATGTCGAAGAACTACTAACCAATTACAAGCACCTCGTTTTCAAGTATGTTTGCCTTGCTAAAGGATCCGGCATTGGCAATCCATCTCCACCATTGCCCAATAATCAAggacaaagtcaactccctgaaTCTGAAATCACCACTGAATCAAAAGCCACCTCAGCAGGAGAGCCAAATGATGAGATGCAAAAGGATGGTCCCGAGGATTCAAGTTCAGTACTTTCTCAGTCTCTTGAGAGTGATGAATCCAAGTTAAAGGAAAATGAAGTTGTTTCAGGTAGAGGTGAAGAAGGGAGCGAAgttttgcaaatataa